Proteins co-encoded in one Burkholderia ambifaria AMMD genomic window:
- a CDS encoding protein-L-isoaspartate(D-aspartate) O-methyltransferase encodes MSGERAKRFPLALEDLKRAPRKSEVRSGSGERHAASAVPKAADKPAAVLKPVAKTGAARALPGTAAAKPATAPKPTVLKPAMPKPAAPTIAPAGAFALTSERVRERMVERLRANGVTDARVLDAMAAVPRHMFVDPGLATQAYEDAALPIGHQQTISKPSVVARMIELAMAGRTLERVLEIGTGCGYQAAVLSHVARDVYSIERIKPLYERAKLNLRPLRVPNIRLHYGDGRVGLPSAAPFDAIVIAAAGLDVPQALLEQLAIGGRLVAPVGAQSGQHQVLTLVERVAPAQWRESRLDRVFFVPLKSGVI; translated from the coding sequence ATGAGCGGCGAGCGCGCGAAGCGGTTCCCGCTCGCGCTCGAAGATCTCAAGCGAGCGCCACGCAAATCGGAAGTCCGGTCCGGGTCCGGCGAACGCCATGCGGCGAGCGCGGTGCCGAAGGCCGCCGACAAGCCCGCCGCCGTGCTCAAGCCGGTGGCGAAGACGGGCGCCGCTCGCGCGCTGCCCGGCACGGCCGCCGCGAAGCCTGCGACCGCACCGAAGCCGACCGTGCTGAAGCCCGCGATGCCGAAGCCGGCCGCGCCGACGATCGCGCCGGCCGGCGCGTTCGCGCTGACCTCGGAACGTGTGCGCGAGCGCATGGTCGAACGCCTGCGCGCGAACGGCGTGACCGACGCGCGCGTGCTGGATGCGATGGCCGCGGTGCCGCGCCACATGTTCGTGGATCCGGGGCTCGCGACGCAGGCCTACGAGGATGCCGCGTTGCCGATCGGCCACCAGCAAACGATCTCAAAGCCGTCGGTCGTCGCGCGCATGATCGAGCTCGCGATGGCCGGCCGCACACTCGAGCGCGTGCTCGAGATCGGCACCGGTTGCGGCTACCAGGCCGCGGTGCTGAGTCACGTAGCGCGCGACGTGTATTCGATTGAACGCATCAAGCCGCTCTACGAGCGCGCGAAGCTGAACCTGCGGCCGCTGCGCGTGCCGAACATCCGTTTGCATTATGGCGACGGGCGTGTCGGCCTGCCGTCCGCCGCGCCGTTCGACGCGATCGTGATCGCGGCGGCGGGGCTCGACGTGCCGCAGGCGCTGCTCGAGCAGCTCGCGATCGGCGGGCGGCTCGTCGCGCCGGTCGGCGCGCAGAGCGGGCAGCACCAGGTGCTCACGCTGGTCGAGCGCGTCGCGCCCGCGCAATGGCGAGAGTCCCGGCTTGATCGTGTTTTCTTTGTCCCTTTAAAATCCGGAGTGATTTGA
- a CDS encoding peptidoglycan DD-metalloendopeptidase family protein gives MSMLRAMQNNRTREPLTFAQRAICVAAFSTLLAACATRLDNAPVVDRSGTLGTTAAAQPAVPLGPPPPGFYRVKPGDTLYRIALENGQNYRDIAAWNNLTNPNQIEVDQLLRVAPPGGAAVAGSQVAAPIGGTAVATAPLSSGPATPAAGASSSAVAPPAAAAASSDTAAAPSGPVTFAWPVRGPLLNGFDDAKNKGVNIGGTSGEPVKAAADGRVVYSGNGLRGYGNLIIIKHDATYLTAYAHNRALMVKEGDAVTKGQKIAEMGNSDADRVMLHFEVRRQGKPVDPLKYLPPQ, from the coding sequence ATGAGTATGTTGCGCGCGATGCAAAACAACCGAACCAGGGAACCGCTCACGTTCGCCCAGCGCGCGATCTGTGTGGCTGCATTCTCCACGCTACTGGCCGCCTGTGCGACGCGCCTCGACAACGCGCCCGTCGTCGACCGCTCCGGAACGCTCGGCACGACCGCTGCCGCGCAGCCGGCAGTGCCGCTCGGCCCGCCGCCGCCCGGCTTCTACCGGGTGAAACCGGGTGACACGCTGTACCGGATCGCACTCGAGAACGGGCAGAACTATCGCGACATCGCCGCGTGGAACAACCTGACCAACCCGAACCAGATCGAAGTCGACCAACTGCTGCGCGTGGCGCCGCCGGGTGGCGCCGCGGTTGCCGGCTCGCAGGTTGCCGCGCCGATCGGCGGCACCGCCGTCGCGACCGCGCCGCTCAGCAGTGGTCCCGCGACGCCGGCCGCAGGCGCGTCGTCGTCCGCGGTCGCGCCGCCGGCTGCCGCCGCCGCATCGAGCGATACGGCAGCAGCGCCGAGCGGCCCCGTGACGTTTGCATGGCCCGTGCGCGGCCCGCTGCTGAACGGTTTCGACGACGCGAAGAACAAGGGCGTCAATATCGGCGGCACGTCGGGTGAACCCGTGAAGGCGGCGGCCGACGGCCGCGTCGTCTACTCGGGCAATGGCCTGCGTGGCTACGGCAACCTCATTATCATCAAACACGATGCAACTTACCTCACGGCGTATGCACATAATCGCGCTTTGATGGTAAAAGAGGGGGACGCGGTGACGAAGGGGCAGAAGATCGCCGAGATGGGTAACAGCGATGCCGACCGCGTGATGCTGCATTTCGAGGTTCGCCGGCAGGGTAAACCTGTCGATCCGCTGAAGTATTTGCCGCCTCAATAA
- a CDS encoding CaiB/BaiF CoA transferase family protein produces MSTSQGPLAGVKVLEFGTLIAGPFASRLLAEFGAEVIKIEDPNGGDPLRKWRKLHPEQGGTSLWWSVQARNKKSVTLNLKSDAGKAIARQLAREADIVVENFRPGLLEKLGLGYDILSADNPGLVMVRLSGYGQTGPYRDRPGFGAIAESMGGLRHITGYPELPPPRIGISIGDSIAALHGVIGALMALHHRNVNGGAGQVVDVALYEAVFNMMESVVPEYGVYGMVRERTGASLPGIVPSNTYACRDGSIVIGGNSDPIFKRLMKAIERDDLADDPALARNDGRVPRTQEIDDAIAAWLAPRTIDDALAVLNAADVPAGRIYSAADMFTDPQFVARQMIQRFKLADGTDIPLPNVTPKLSGTPGETRWLGPELGEHTEEVLRGLGYDAQAIAALREAGAI; encoded by the coding sequence AATTCGGCGCGGAAGTGATCAAGATCGAGGATCCGAACGGCGGCGACCCGCTGCGCAAGTGGCGCAAGCTGCATCCGGAGCAGGGCGGCACGTCGCTGTGGTGGTCGGTCCAGGCGCGCAACAAGAAATCGGTCACCCTCAACCTGAAATCCGATGCCGGCAAGGCGATCGCGCGGCAGCTCGCGCGCGAGGCCGACATCGTGGTCGAAAACTTTCGCCCGGGCCTGCTCGAGAAGCTCGGCCTCGGCTACGACATCCTGTCGGCCGACAACCCCGGTCTCGTGATGGTGCGCCTGTCCGGCTACGGGCAGACGGGCCCGTACCGCGACCGGCCCGGCTTCGGCGCGATCGCCGAATCGATGGGCGGATTGCGTCACATCACCGGCTATCCGGAGTTGCCGCCGCCGCGCATCGGCATCTCGATCGGCGACTCGATCGCCGCGCTGCACGGCGTGATCGGCGCGCTGATGGCGCTCCACCACCGCAACGTGAATGGCGGCGCGGGGCAGGTGGTCGACGTTGCGCTGTATGAAGCGGTATTCAACATGATGGAAAGCGTGGTGCCCGAATACGGCGTGTACGGGATGGTGCGCGAGCGCACCGGCGCGTCGCTGCCGGGCATCGTGCCGTCGAACACCTACGCGTGTCGCGACGGCAGCATCGTGATCGGCGGCAACAGCGACCCGATCTTCAAGCGGCTGATGAAGGCGATCGAGCGCGACGACCTCGCGGACGATCCCGCACTCGCACGCAACGACGGACGCGTGCCGCGCACGCAGGAAATCGACGACGCGATCGCCGCGTGGCTCGCGCCGCGCACGATCGACGACGCGCTGGCCGTGCTCAACGCGGCCGACGTGCCGGCCGGGCGCATCTACAGCGCCGCCGACATGTTCACCGATCCCCAGTTCGTCGCGCGACAGATGATCCAGCGTTTCAAGCTCGCCGACGGCACCGACATTCCGCTGCCGAACGTCACGCCGAAGCTGTCCGGCACGCCGGGCGAAACGCGCTGGCTCGGGCCCGAACTCGGCGAGCACACGGAAGAGGTGCTGCGCGGCCTCGGCTACGACGCGCAGGCGATCGCCGCGCTGCGCGAGGCCGGCGCGATCTGA
- the rpoS gene encoding RNA polymerase sigma factor RpoS, giving the protein MPKSKRHEPQAESEKISRATQASVGRAGASKDDEDDVAENERDLEASDAEADGDGEREGRAEAAPDVDDFRALLQAELTADTIQHYLNRISVKPLLTVEEEQRYSRLAKAGEFEARQVMIERNLRLVVSIAKGYLNRGVPLLDLIEEGNLGLMHAIEKFDPTRGFRFSTYATWWIRQSIERAIMNQARTVRLPVHVIRELNQVLRAKRHLEKNSMSTGEAAERREASIDDIAYLTGKTAEEVTDILALNEHTASLDAPLDLDPASSLLDLLPDDQSQSPDAEVQHRELETLTRAWLSRLSDKHRHVIERRFGLNHIEPATLEELADEMGLTRERVRQIQQEALVRLKRFFASNGVRKDAVL; this is encoded by the coding sequence ATGCCGAAATCGAAGCGCCACGAGCCGCAAGCCGAGTCTGAGAAGATCAGTCGTGCCACGCAAGCATCGGTGGGGCGAGCTGGCGCTTCGAAGGACGACGAAGACGACGTCGCGGAAAACGAACGTGATCTCGAGGCAAGCGACGCCGAAGCGGACGGCGACGGCGAGCGCGAAGGCCGTGCGGAAGCAGCGCCCGACGTCGACGATTTCCGCGCATTGCTGCAGGCCGAGCTCACGGCCGACACGATCCAGCATTACCTGAACCGCATCAGCGTGAAGCCGCTCCTGACCGTCGAGGAGGAGCAGCGCTATTCGCGTCTCGCGAAGGCCGGCGAATTCGAGGCGCGGCAGGTGATGATCGAGCGCAACCTGCGCCTCGTCGTCAGTATCGCGAAGGGTTACCTGAACCGCGGCGTGCCGCTGCTCGACCTGATCGAGGAAGGCAACCTCGGCCTGATGCACGCGATCGAGAAATTCGACCCGACGCGCGGCTTTCGCTTCTCGACCTATGCGACGTGGTGGATCCGCCAGAGCATCGAGCGGGCGATCATGAACCAGGCGCGCACCGTGCGCCTGCCCGTGCACGTGATCCGCGAGCTGAACCAGGTGCTGCGCGCGAAGCGCCACCTCGAAAAGAATTCGATGTCGACGGGCGAGGCGGCCGAGCGCCGCGAAGCCAGCATCGACGACATCGCCTATCTCACCGGCAAGACCGCCGAGGAAGTCACCGACATCCTCGCGCTCAACGAGCACACCGCATCGCTCGACGCACCGCTCGACCTCGATCCCGCGAGCAGCCTGCTCGATCTGCTGCCCGACGACCAGAGCCAGTCGCCCGACGCCGAGGTGCAGCACCGCGAGCTCGAGACGCTCACGCGCGCGTGGCTGTCACGTCTGTCCGACAAGCACCGCCACGTGATCGAGCGCCGCTTCGGCCTGAACCACATCGAACCGGCCACGCTCGAGGAGCTGGCGGACGAGATGGGGCTCACGCGCGAGCGCGTGCGGCAGATCCAGCAGGAAGCGCTGGTGCGCCTCAAGCGGTTCTTTGCCTCCAATGGCGTTCGCAAGGACGCCGTTCTGTAA
- the surE gene encoding 5'/3'-nucleotidase SurE — protein MRILLSNDDGYLAPGLAALSDALRPLADLTVIAPEQNCSGASNSLTLSRPLSVQRATNTGFFYVNGTPTDSVHVALTGMADERPDLVVSGINNGQNMGEDTLYSGTVAAATEGIMFGVPAIAFSLADKGWAHLADAARVAAEIVEHYLAHPLPGQPLLNVNIPNLPYDELRGWKVTRLGKRHPSQPVIRQTDPRGEPVYWIGAAGAALDASEGTDFHAVANGFVSITPLQLDLTHTQMLPATREWARAGGRAS, from the coding sequence ATGCGAATCCTACTCAGCAACGACGACGGCTATCTCGCCCCCGGTCTCGCCGCGCTCAGCGACGCGCTGCGGCCGTTGGCCGACCTCACCGTGATCGCACCCGAGCAGAACTGCAGCGGCGCGTCGAATTCCCTCACGCTGTCGCGGCCGCTGTCGGTGCAGCGCGCGACGAATACGGGTTTCTTCTACGTGAACGGCACGCCGACCGACTCGGTGCACGTCGCGTTGACGGGGATGGCCGACGAGCGTCCGGACCTCGTCGTGTCGGGGATCAACAACGGCCAGAACATGGGCGAAGACACCCTCTATTCAGGGACAGTTGCGGCCGCCACCGAAGGCATCATGTTCGGCGTGCCGGCCATCGCGTTCTCGCTGGCCGACAAGGGCTGGGCGCATCTGGCCGACGCCGCGCGCGTCGCCGCGGAAATCGTCGAGCATTACCTCGCGCATCCGCTGCCCGGTCAGCCGTTGCTGAACGTCAATATTCCGAATCTGCCGTACGACGAGCTGAGGGGCTGGAAGGTCACGCGCCTCGGCAAGCGCCACCCGTCGCAGCCGGTGATTCGCCAGACCGACCCGCGCGGCGAGCCGGTCTACTGGATCGGTGCAGCGGGTGCCGCGCTGGACGCGAGCGAAGGTACCGATTTCCACGCCGTCGCAAACGGTTTCGTGTCGATCACGCCGCTGCAGCTCGATCTCACGCATACGCAAATGCTGCCTGCAACGCGCGAATGGGCGCGTGCAGGCGGGCGGGCTTCATGA